Proteins from one Impatiens glandulifera chromosome 2, dImpGla2.1, whole genome shotgun sequence genomic window:
- the LOC124928046 gene encoding putative serine carboxypeptidase-like 52, which produces MQEHRLLRSSIWANDDLVQDALHVRKGSIGSWVRCNQSLSYIYDVKSVVNVHKELLSAHKLQLKVLVESGDHDLTIPFIGTLKWIKSINLTVTHKWRPWYIHNQVAG; this is translated from the exons ATGCAGGAACACAGGCTTTTGCGCAGTAGCATATGGGCAAACGATGATCTTGTTCAAGATGCGTTACATGTTCGGaag GGAAGTATTGGAAGTTGGGTGAGATGCAATCAGAGTTTATCGTATATTTATGACGTGAAGAGTGTTGTTAATGTCCATAAAGAATTACTATCCGCCCACAAACTCCAACTCAAGGTTCTAGTCGAGAG tgggGATCATGATCTAACTATTCCATTTATCGGGACCTTGAAATGGATAAAATCTATAAATCTTACCGTCACCCACAAATGGAGGCC atGGTATATCCATAATCAGGTTGCTGGGTAa